One Helianthus annuus cultivar XRQ/B chromosome 12, HanXRQr2.0-SUNRISE, whole genome shotgun sequence genomic region harbors:
- the LOC110893127 gene encoding guanylate kinase 1-like: MEGDTDHSRNKTGITQGLLMYSFVHVGERCILDIDVQGARSVRASSLEAILVFVCSLSFEDLEKCLRARGTETEELILKRLRNAKAELEQGQSLGLFDHIIVNDDIKACYEQF, from the exons GGTGATACCGACCATTCTAGGAACAAAACCGGAATCACTCAAGGGCTTCTCATGTATTCTTTTGTTCATGTTGGAGAG AGATGTATTCTTGACATTGATGTTCAAGGAGCAAGGTCCGTGAGGGCGAGTTCACTCGAAGCTATTTTGGTTTTTGTCTGCTCGCTGTCATTTGAGGACCTTGAAAAATGCCTTCGTGCAAG AGGGACGGAAACCGAAGAATTGATCTTGAAAAGACTTAGAAACGCAAAGGCTGAACTTGAACAAGGACAATCTTTGGGGCTTTTTGATCATATTATAGTGAACGATGATATTAAAGCGTGTTACGAGCAATTTTAG